Proteins from one Sphingopyxis terrae subsp. terrae NBRC 15098 genomic window:
- the rplO gene encoding 50S ribosomal protein L15 codes for MTIKLNDLRDNNGARKGRMRVGRGIGSGKGKTAGRGQKGQKARSGVAINGFEGGQMPLHMRIPKRGFNNIFGKDFAIVNLGQVQKLVDAKKLDPKATVDHAALKAAGVARGGKDGVRLLAKGELTAKLNFAVAGASKGAIEAVEKAGGKVDLPAAEAKAE; via the coding sequence ATGACTATCAAGCTTAACGATCTTCGTGACAACAATGGCGCCCGCAAGGGCCGTATGCGCGTCGGACGCGGCATCGGTTCGGGCAAGGGCAAGACCGCCGGCCGCGGCCAGAAGGGCCAGAAGGCCCGCAGCGGTGTCGCGATCAACGGCTTCGAAGGCGGCCAGATGCCGCTCCACATGCGCATCCCGAAGCGCGGCTTCAACAACATCTTTGGCAAGGATTTCGCGATCGTGAACCTGGGCCAGGTGCAGAAGCTGGTCGATGCCAAGAAGCTCGACCCCAAGGCGACTGTCGACCATGCGGCGCTGAAGGCGGCCGGTGTGGCCCGCGGCGGCAAGGACGGCGTCCGCCTCCTCGCCAAGGGCGAACTGACCGCGAAGCTCAACTTCGCCGTTGCCGGCGCGTCGAAGGGCGCGATCGAGGCGGTCGAAAAGGCGGGCGGCAAGGTTGACCTGCCGGCGGCCGAAGCGAAGGCCGAGTAA
- a CDS encoding DUF1737 domain-containing protein, which translates to MKLYRLLTGPDDAAFCARVEGLLNRGWQLHGSPSITCVDGRGYVAQAIVMEKAGPYPGFQPSSEIEPD; encoded by the coding sequence GTGAAGCTCTATCGCCTGTTGACCGGTCCCGACGACGCCGCTTTCTGCGCGCGTGTCGAAGGGCTGCTCAACCGGGGGTGGCAACTTCACGGAAGTCCGTCGATCACCTGCGTCGATGGCCGCGGCTATGTGGCGCAGGCGATCGTGATGGAAAAGGCCGGGCCTTATCCCGGCTTCCAACCGTCGAGTGAAATCGAACCCGACTGA